Proteins encoded by one window of Vibrio rumoiensis:
- the sspA gene encoding stringent starvation protein SspA, with product MAVAANKRSVMTLFSSASDMYSHQVRIVLAEKGVSVEVELVEEDNLPTDLIELNPYKSVPTLIDRELALYNSNIIMEYLDERFPHPPLMPVYPVARGNSRLMMYRIERNWYSQAEKIVSGTPEEAEAARIKLRNDLLTLAPVFAEYEHFMSEEFSLIDCYLAPLLWRLPTFGIELSGPGSKELKIYMSRVFERDSFLASLTEAEREMRLVR from the coding sequence ATGGCTGTAGCTGCCAATAAACGTTCTGTGATGACTCTATTTTCAAGTGCTTCAGATATGTATAGCCATCAGGTTCGTATTGTTCTAGCCGAAAAAGGGGTAAGTGTTGAGGTTGAGTTAGTTGAAGAAGATAACCTACCAACAGACCTAATTGAATTGAACCCTTATAAGTCAGTTCCGACTTTAATTGATCGTGAACTTGCACTTTATAATTCTAACATCATCATGGAATACCTTGATGAGCGTTTTCCTCATCCGCCTTTGATGCCTGTCTATCCGGTTGCACGTGGTAACAGTCGTTTGATGATGTATCGTATCGAGCGTAACTGGTATTCACAAGCTGAAAAGATTGTTTCAGGAACACCTGAAGAAGCAGAAGCCGCTCGCATCAAATTACGTAATGATTTACTAACGTTAGCGCCTGTTTTCGCTGAATATGAACACTTTATGAGTGAAGAGTTCAGCCTAATTGATTGCTACTTAGCACCATTACTATGGCGTTTACCTACATTCGGTATTGAATTATCAGGTCCGGGTTCGAAAGAACTTAAGATCTATATGAGCCGCGTATTTGAGCGTGATTCATTCTTAGCCTCTCTAACAGAAGCTGAACGAGAAATGCGTTTGGTTCGCTAG
- the sspB gene encoding ClpXP protease specificity-enhancing factor, whose translation MDMDKMTPRRPYLVRAFYEWLVDNELTPHLVVEATLPGVRVPVEFVQDGQIILNVAPRAVGNLEISNDAIMFNARFSGRPHSVIVPMYAVQAIYARENGAGTMFEPEDAYTVEMEAGIKEEPVSSLSSVDSPSDETPEASASDESEAPAKPKGRPSLTIVK comes from the coding sequence ATGGATATGGACAAAATGACACCAAGACGCCCTTATTTGGTGCGCGCATTTTATGAATGGTTAGTGGATAATGAACTGACGCCTCACTTAGTGGTGGAAGCTACATTACCAGGTGTACGAGTGCCTGTTGAGTTTGTGCAAGATGGTCAAATTATTTTGAATGTTGCGCCACGAGCGGTTGGTAACTTGGAAATCAGTAATGATGCCATTATGTTCAATGCTCGCTTTAGTGGTCGCCCACATTCAGTCATTGTTCCTATGTATGCAGTACAAGCTATCTATGCGCGTGAAAATGGCGCAGGAACCATGTTTGAACCTGAAGATGCTTACACGGTTGAAATGGAAGCAGGCATCAAAGAAGAGCCTGTATCATCCCTATCAAGTGTGGATAGCCCAAGCGATGAAACGCCAGAAGCGTCAGCATCTGATGAGTCTGAAGCCCCAGCGAAACCTAAAGGTCGTCCAAGTTTAACCATCGTTAAATAG
- the metA gene encoding homoserine O-acetyltransferase MetA, which translates to MPIKIPDQLPASDILRQERIFIMSETRATTQMIRPLKVLILNLMPKKIETETQFLRLLSNSPLQVDIELLRIDDRPSKNTPTEHLNNFYRQFDVVKDRNFDGLIITGAPLGLVQFEDVAYWDHLQTIMAWAKDHVTSTLYVCWAAQAGLKLLYNLPKRTRKEKLSGVYRHDVVSEFHPVVRGFDDSFLAPHSRYADFTDEYLSKHTDLDILATSSDAGVYLASSKDKRHVFVTGHPEYDSHTLHHEYMRDLAEGMDPAVPVNYYPNDNPDNPPIASWRSHGHLLFSNWLNYCVYQQTPYDLDHFSVDNFTKDD; encoded by the coding sequence ATGCCAATCAAGATTCCCGATCAGTTACCTGCTTCTGATATTTTACGTCAGGAGAGAATCTTTATTATGTCGGAAACTCGTGCTACCACACAGATGATTCGCCCACTTAAAGTTTTGATCTTAAATTTGATGCCGAAAAAAATTGAGACGGAAACTCAGTTCTTACGTTTACTGTCAAATAGCCCGCTTCAAGTCGATATAGAGCTACTTCGAATTGATGATCGCCCGAGTAAAAATACGCCTACCGAACATTTAAATAATTTTTATCGTCAGTTTGATGTGGTGAAAGATCGAAATTTTGATGGTTTGATCATTACCGGGGCTCCATTAGGTCTCGTTCAATTTGAAGATGTCGCGTATTGGGATCACTTACAGACCATTATGGCGTGGGCGAAAGATCATGTCACCTCGACATTATACGTTTGTTGGGCGGCACAAGCTGGCCTCAAATTGCTATATAACCTGCCAAAACGCACACGAAAAGAAAAGTTATCCGGTGTTTATCGCCATGATGTCGTTAGTGAATTTCATCCAGTAGTAAGAGGCTTTGATGATAGCTTCTTAGCGCCACATTCTCGTTATGCAGATTTTACGGATGAGTATCTTTCTAAGCACACCGATTTAGATATTCTGGCGACCTCTTCGGATGCCGGTGTCTATCTTGCGAGCAGCAAAGATAAGCGACACGTTTTTGTTACCGGGCATCCTGAATATGATTCTCATACTTTACATCATGAGTATATGCGAGATTTAGCTGAAGGGATGGATCCGGCGGTTCCAGTAAATTATTACCCTAATGATAACCCTGATAATCCACCAATTGCGAGCTGGAGAAGTCATGGCCATTTACTCTTTTCCAACTGGTTAAACTATTGTGTGTATCAACAAACACCATACGATTTGGATCATTTCTCAGTAGATAATTTTACGAAAGATGATTAA
- a CDS encoding cation:proton antiporter — MSVYNTLCFLSFAAMVIALINAKFGRLQTTIAITAGAMMLSLLILIAGQSGWFNLVDIASKTMAEINFESFLLNGILGFLLFAGGLGIKLPHFADQKWEIAILAFGGTVFSTFFIGFSLYGICNLIDIHIDLIYCLLFGALISPTDPIAVLAIVKKLKAPQRISTQIEGESLFNDGIGLVIFVTIFTVAFSGNAPTVGGVLSLFMQEAVGGIAYGFVLGLLFHYLISSTNDHSMELLLMICIPTAGYAFAETLEVSGPLAMVVSSIMIGNWTRYVGFSKESTEHMDHFWELIDEFLNGILFLLIGMSLLLFEFHSEDWIMMAIAIPLVLLARFLSVWIPFIGFKRFRTYNKWSVKILTWGGLRGGLALAMALSIPHGKYFVTADNIDVKEIIMVMTYAVVVFSILIQGSTITPMINKAKVIQKQMEDADKLRAQVEADSTTQKETLNKDV; from the coding sequence ATGTCGGTCTATAACACCCTTTGCTTCCTATCGTTTGCTGCGATGGTAATAGCATTGATTAATGCAAAATTTGGTCGTCTACAGACGACAATTGCAATAACAGCCGGAGCAATGATGCTCTCCCTGCTAATCCTTATTGCTGGTCAAAGTGGTTGGTTCAACCTTGTCGATATTGCTTCAAAGACAATGGCTGAAATTAACTTTGAAAGCTTCTTGTTAAATGGAATTCTTGGCTTTTTATTATTTGCAGGGGGCTTAGGTATTAAATTACCTCACTTTGCAGATCAGAAATGGGAAATTGCCATCCTCGCTTTTGGTGGTACGGTATTCTCCACCTTCTTTATCGGTTTCAGCTTATACGGCATCTGTAATCTAATCGATATTCATATAGATCTCATTTATTGCTTATTGTTTGGTGCGCTAATTTCACCAACAGACCCCATTGCAGTACTCGCAATTGTTAAAAAACTTAAAGCACCACAACGTATTTCAACTCAAATTGAAGGTGAGTCACTATTTAATGATGGTATTGGCTTAGTTATCTTCGTAACAATCTTTACCGTCGCCTTTAGTGGCAATGCACCAACGGTTGGTGGAGTATTAAGCTTATTCATGCAAGAAGCCGTCGGTGGTATTGCTTACGGGTTCGTATTAGGTTTGCTTTTCCATTATCTAATCAGCTCAACCAATGATCACTCAATGGAACTACTATTGATGATCTGTATTCCCACTGCAGGTTATGCTTTTGCCGAAACACTTGAAGTATCAGGCCCATTAGCAATGGTCGTTTCAAGTATCATGATTGGTAACTGGACTCGCTACGTTGGTTTCTCAAAAGAAAGTACCGAGCACATGGATCATTTCTGGGAGCTAATTGATGAGTTTCTAAATGGCATCTTGTTCTTGCTTATCGGTATGTCGCTATTATTGTTTGAATTCCATTCTGAAGATTGGATTATGATGGCCATTGCGATTCCACTGGTTCTACTCGCTCGTTTCTTAAGTGTGTGGATACCGTTTATCGGCTTTAAGCGTTTCCGTACTTACAATAAATGGTCAGTGAAGATCTTAACCTGGGGTGGATTACGTGGCGGTCTTGCGTTAGCAATGGCACTTTCTATTCCACATGGAAAATACTTTGTTACCGCCGACAATATTGATGTAAAAGAAATCATCATGGTGATGACTTATGCCGTGGTTGTGTTCTCGATATTAATTCAAGGCTCGACGATCACACCAATGATCAATAAAGCAAAAGTGATCCAAAAACAAATGGAAGATGCTGATAAATTACGTGCACAAGTTGAAGCAGACTCAACAACACAAAAAGAGACGTTAAACAAAGACGTGTAA
- the metH gene encoding methionine synthase has product MKHQIQTLLKSRILLIDGGMGTMIQSHQLQENDYRGERFADWHSDLKGNNDLLVLTQPQLIKKIHSDYLAAGADILETNTFNSTTIAMADYDMESLSAEINFAAAKLAREAADEWTAKTPEKPRFVAGVLGPTNRTCSISPDVNDPGFRNVTFDELVVAYSESTRALIDGGADIIMIETIFDTLNAKACAFAVLSVFDELGFKLPVMISGTITDASGRTLSGQTTEAFYNAMRHVEPLSFGLNCALGPDELRQYVEELSRISESHVSAHPNAGLPNAFGEYDLEPREMAKHIQEWAESGFLNMVGGCCGTTPEHIRQMARVVEGVKPRALPELPKACRLSGLEPLTIDKDSLFVNVGERTNVTGSAKFKRLIVEEQYDEALDVAREQVANGAQIIDINMDEGMLDAKACMERFLNLCASEPEISKVPIMVDSSKWDVIEAGLKCVQGKGIVNSISMKEGVENFIEQAKLIRRYGAAVIVMAFDEVGQADTRERKTEICTKAYRILVDEIGFPPEDIIFDPNIFAVATGIDEHNNYAVDFIEAVGDIKRDLPYAMISGGVSNVSFSFRGNNYVREAIHAVFLYHCFKRGMDMGIVNAGQLEIYDNVPEKLRNAVEDVVLNRHGNATENLLELAEEYRSNGVGKAEDPALLEWRTWEVEKRLEHALVKGITEFIVEDTEEARAKAKMPLEVIEGPLMDGMNVVGDLFGEGKMFLPQVVKSARVMKQAVAYLEPYINAEKQVGQTNGKILLATVKGDVHDIGKNIVGVVLQCNNYEIIDLGVMVPTETILKVAKEENVDIIGLSGLITPSLDEMVHVAKEMERQGFDLPLLIGGATTSKAHTAVKIEQNYSQPVVYVNNASRAVGVCSALLSDTLRPAFVEKLDIDYDRVRDQHARKRPRTKPVTLEQARENRVNIDWQAYTPPAPAKPGVHVFEHIDTAILRQYIDWTPFFLTWGLMGKYPSIFDHEEVGEEAKRLYDDANVFLDQIEQEGILKASGMCGMFPANSVGDDIEVYSDESRTEVIKVLHNLRQQTEKPKGPNYCLSDYIAPKDSGKADWIGGFAVTGGIGERELADSYKAQGDDFNAIMIQAVADRLAEAFAEYMHEQVRKDIWGYAADENLTNNDLIREKYQGIRPAPGYPACPEHTEKGSLWELLKVEETIGMSLTTSYAMWPGASVSGWYFSHPDSRYFAIAQIQQDQAEEYAQRKGWDEVEMEKWLGPNLS; this is encoded by the coding sequence ATAAAACATCAAATTCAGACATTATTAAAATCTCGCATTTTATTGATTGATGGCGGCATGGGGACCATGATCCAGTCTCATCAACTGCAAGAAAATGATTACCGAGGTGAGCGCTTTGCTGATTGGCATAGTGATCTCAAAGGTAACAACGATTTATTAGTATTAACTCAACCGCAGCTGATCAAGAAAATTCATAGCGATTACTTAGCGGCTGGCGCGGATATTCTCGAAACGAATACTTTTAACTCCACTACCATCGCGATGGCGGATTACGACATGGAAAGCTTGAGCGCAGAAATTAACTTTGCTGCCGCTAAGCTTGCCCGTGAAGCAGCCGATGAGTGGACGGCAAAGACACCAGAGAAACCTCGTTTTGTCGCTGGTGTGTTAGGGCCCACTAACCGCACTTGTTCGATTTCACCTGATGTCAATGATCCTGGTTTTCGTAATGTCACATTCGATGAGTTAGTGGTTGCTTACTCTGAATCTACCCGAGCGCTAATCGACGGTGGGGCAGATATCATCATGATCGAAACGATCTTTGACACCTTAAATGCAAAGGCTTGTGCTTTTGCGGTGCTCAGTGTCTTTGATGAATTAGGTTTTAAACTCCCTGTGATGATTTCTGGCACGATTACCGATGCCTCTGGACGTACCCTTTCAGGTCAAACGACTGAAGCATTTTATAATGCGATGCGTCATGTTGAGCCTTTATCGTTTGGTTTGAACTGTGCACTTGGGCCTGATGAGCTTCGTCAATATGTTGAAGAGCTTTCTCGCATTTCAGAAAGTCATGTTTCAGCTCACCCGAATGCCGGCTTACCGAATGCTTTTGGTGAATATGATCTTGAACCACGAGAAATGGCCAAACACATTCAAGAATGGGCCGAAAGTGGTTTTCTCAATATGGTTGGTGGCTGCTGTGGCACTACTCCTGAACATATTCGTCAAATGGCTCGAGTTGTTGAAGGCGTTAAACCTCGCGCATTGCCAGAGTTACCAAAAGCCTGTCGCTTATCCGGTTTAGAGCCATTAACGATTGATAAAGACTCGTTATTTGTGAACGTGGGTGAGCGTACGAACGTAACGGGTTCTGCTAAGTTCAAGCGTCTGATTGTGGAAGAGCAATACGATGAAGCGCTTGATGTGGCTCGTGAACAAGTCGCGAATGGCGCGCAAATTATCGATATCAATATGGATGAAGGGATGCTAGATGCTAAAGCCTGCATGGAGCGATTCCTGAATTTATGTGCCTCTGAGCCCGAAATTTCTAAAGTGCCAATTATGGTTGACTCCTCGAAATGGGATGTCATTGAAGCCGGTTTAAAATGCGTACAAGGTAAGGGCATCGTCAACTCTATCTCAATGAAAGAAGGGGTTGAGAACTTTATTGAGCAAGCCAAACTGATCCGTCGCTATGGCGCGGCAGTGATCGTGATGGCATTTGATGAAGTGGGCCAAGCGGATACTCGCGAACGTAAAACCGAAATTTGTACTAAGGCCTACCGTATTCTGGTGGATGAAATTGGTTTCCCACCTGAAGATATTATTTTTGACCCGAATATTTTTGCTGTCGCGACTGGTATTGATGAGCACAATAATTATGCGGTCGATTTTATTGAAGCAGTCGGTGATATCAAGCGAGACCTGCCTTACGCGATGATTTCGGGTGGGGTATCTAACGTTTCGTTCTCATTCCGAGGCAATAATTACGTACGTGAAGCCATTCATGCCGTGTTCTTATATCACTGCTTTAAGCGTGGTATGGATATGGGGATCGTGAATGCTGGTCAGCTTGAAATTTATGATAACGTTCCTGAGAAATTGCGTAATGCGGTGGAAGATGTCGTACTCAACCGCCACGGCAATGCTACCGAAAACCTTCTAGAGTTGGCCGAAGAATATCGTTCAAATGGTGTGGGTAAAGCAGAAGATCCCGCTTTATTAGAATGGCGTACTTGGGAAGTCGAGAAACGTTTAGAGCATGCGTTAGTTAAAGGTATCACTGAGTTTATTGTTGAAGATACTGAAGAGGCACGCGCTAAAGCCAAGATGCCTTTAGAAGTGATTGAAGGGCCATTAATGGATGGCATGAACGTAGTCGGTGACTTATTTGGTGAAGGTAAAATGTTCCTTCCTCAAGTGGTGAAATCGGCGCGTGTGATGAAACAAGCGGTCGCCTACTTAGAACCTTACATTAATGCTGAAAAACAAGTAGGCCAAACCAACGGTAAAATTTTGTTAGCCACGGTCAAAGGCGATGTACATGACATCGGTAAGAACATCGTTGGGGTCGTATTGCAGTGTAATAACTACGAAATCATCGACCTTGGCGTGATGGTACCAACCGAGACCATATTAAAGGTTGCTAAGGAAGAAAACGTCGACATCATTGGCTTGTCTGGTTTGATTACGCCATCGCTTGATGAAATGGTGCATGTGGCCAAAGAGATGGAGCGTCAAGGCTTTGATTTACCATTATTGATTGGTGGTGCCACTACTTCAAAAGCTCATACCGCGGTGAAAATTGAACAAAATTACTCACAACCTGTGGTGTATGTGAATAATGCCTCACGCGCGGTTGGGGTGTGTTCTGCATTGCTATCCGATACGTTACGCCCCGCTTTCGTTGAGAAGCTTGATATTGATTATGATCGAGTGCGCGATCAACATGCTCGTAAACGTCCTCGTACTAAGCCGGTTACTTTAGAGCAAGCACGTGAAAATAGAGTGAATATTGATTGGCAAGCTTATACACCGCCGGCCCCCGCTAAACCCGGCGTGCATGTGTTTGAACATATTGATACGGCTATTTTACGTCAGTATATCGATTGGACACCGTTCTTCTTAACTTGGGGATTGATGGGGAAATACCCTTCTATTTTTGATCATGAAGAAGTCGGGGAAGAGGCAAAACGTTTATACGATGATGCCAATGTTTTCTTAGACCAAATTGAACAAGAGGGAATTCTTAAAGCTAGCGGTATGTGTGGCATGTTCCCAGCCAATAGCGTGGGGGATGATATAGAAGTGTATTCGGATGAATCTCGTACAGAGGTCATTAAAGTTTTACACAATTTACGCCAGCAAACCGAAAAGCCAAAAGGTCCGAACTATTGTTTATCCGATTACATTGCCCCGAAAGACAGCGGTAAAGCAGATTGGATCGGCGGCTTTGCCGTAACCGGTGGTATTGGTGAGCGTGAATTAGCGGATTCTTATAAAGCGCAAGGCGATGACTTTAACGCCATTATGATCCAAGCGGTAGCTGACCGATTAGCCGAAGCATTTGCTGAATATATGCATGAGCAAGTACGTAAAGATATTTGGGGTTATGCAGCGGATGAGAACTTAACCAATAATGATTTGATTCGTGAAAAATACCAAGGTATTCGCCCAGCCCCTGGTTATCCTGCTTGCCCAGAACATACCGAAAAAGGCAGCTTGTGGGAGCTTTTAAAAGTAGAAGAAACCATCGGCATGTCTTTGACCACGAGTTATGCGATGTGGCCGGGTGCCTCCGTTTCTGGTTGGTATTTCTCACACCCTGATTCTCGTTACTTTGCGATTGCGCAGATCCAACAAGATCAAGCAGAAGAGTATGCACAGCGTAAAGGGTGGGATGAAGTCGAAATGGAGAAATGGTTAGGGCCGAATTTGAGCTAA
- the lysC gene encoding lysine-sensitive aspartokinase 3 yields the protein MSAFNVAKFGGTSVANFEAMSRCAAIIEDNPSTKLVVSSACSGVTNLLVELALGVQNPDDRQAILDKVRAIHYSIIEQFSEQEKTRYSIDTILTTLSSMAEAASFQSGDKLTDHIVACGELMSTHILTQLMIERGINAVRFDIREVLRTNSDHGKAEPVIADISALAQQKLYPLCQQHVVVTQGFIGSDVEGNTTTLGRGGSDYSAALIAEAVKASGLEIWTDVPGIYTTDPRIAPKATPIPEISFSEASEMANFGAKILHPSTLLPALRHQIPVFVGSSREPEKGGTWIRKQVESAPLFRALALRNNQTMVTLRSPDMFQTYGFLAQVFNILAKYQISVDLITTSEVSVSLTLDQTNTSGQAPELPADVKAELEQLCLVEVEYNLSLVALIGNKMSAKKGYAKQVFGALEDFNLRMICYGASPHNLCFLVGEAEAKKAVEVLHRELFE from the coding sequence GTGAGCGCATTTAACGTAGCAAAGTTTGGTGGCACCAGCGTGGCCAATTTCGAAGCAATGAGCCGCTGTGCCGCCATTATTGAAGATAACCCGTCAACAAAATTGGTTGTCAGTAGTGCTTGTTCTGGTGTAACAAATCTATTAGTTGAGCTAGCACTTGGGGTACAAAATCCCGATGATCGCCAAGCTATCTTGGACAAAGTTCGTGCGATTCATTACAGCATCATCGAACAATTTTCCGAACAAGAAAAAACCAGATATTCGATCGATACTATTTTAACCACTCTTTCCAGTATGGCTGAAGCGGCTTCTTTTCAATCGGGCGATAAACTCACCGATCACATCGTTGCTTGCGGTGAATTAATGTCGACTCACATTTTAACTCAGCTAATGATTGAGCGCGGTATTAACGCTGTTCGATTTGATATTCGTGAAGTATTACGTACCAACTCAGATCACGGCAAAGCAGAACCGGTTATTGCCGATATATCAGCTCTAGCACAACAAAAACTTTACCCACTTTGCCAGCAACATGTTGTGGTCACTCAAGGTTTTATTGGTAGTGATGTGGAAGGTAACACGACAACGCTTGGTCGTGGTGGCAGTGATTATAGTGCGGCGCTCATTGCCGAAGCGGTAAAGGCTTCTGGTTTGGAAATCTGGACAGATGTACCAGGTATTTACACCACCGATCCTCGTATAGCACCGAAAGCAACACCGATTCCTGAAATCAGCTTTAGTGAAGCGTCTGAAATGGCGAATTTTGGTGCGAAAATTTTGCACCCATCGACACTTCTTCCTGCGCTTCGCCACCAGATCCCTGTATTCGTCGGTTCTTCTCGCGAACCAGAAAAAGGCGGCACTTGGATTCGTAAACAAGTTGAAAGTGCCCCACTATTTCGCGCCCTAGCCTTACGTAACAACCAGACCATGGTCACGCTGCGTAGCCCTGATATGTTCCAAACTTACGGCTTTTTGGCACAGGTATTTAATATTCTCGCGAAGTATCAAATTTCCGTTGATTTGATCACCACTTCTGAAGTTAGCGTATCATTGACACTCGACCAAACCAACACCTCTGGCCAAGCGCCCGAGCTACCTGCCGATGTCAAAGCAGAATTAGAGCAATTGTGCTTAGTTGAAGTGGAATATAACCTCAGCCTAGTAGCACTAATTGGTAATAAAATGAGCGCTAAAAAAGGTTATGCTAAACAAGTATTCGGTGCGTTAGAAGATTTCAACTTGCGTATGATTTGCTACGGTGCGAGCCCTCATAACTTGTGCTTTTTAGTTGGCGAAGCAGAAGCTAAAAAAGCGGTAGAAGTACTACATAGAGAGTTGTTTGAGTAA
- a CDS encoding pyridoxal-phosphate-dependent aminotransferase family protein encodes MTIQRFFPPRRILMGPGPSDISSDVLQALSRPTVGHLDPLFIGMMDEVKTLLKYAFQTDNDFTIPVSAPGSAGMEACFVNLIEPGDKVIICRNGVFGERMRENAIRSGAQVVLVDDEWGKPVSVEKVAAAFAENSDAKILAFVHAETSTGALSDAQALSKIAKQYNALTIVDAVTSLGGVPLKVDEWQLDAVYSGSQKCLSCVPGLSPITFSPKAIAKIQARTTPVQSWFLDQSLVLGYWSGEGKRSYHHTAPVNSLYALHEALLGLYNEGLENAWQRHADMHQKLKQGLEQLGFKYVVDEECRLPQLNSVYLPEGLDDTNTRQHLLNEYNLEVGGGLGALAGKVWRIGLMGYSAKSENVALCLKALQETIGK; translated from the coding sequence ATGACTATTCAGCGCTTTTTCCCACCTCGTCGAATTTTAATGGGCCCAGGTCCTTCTGATATTTCATCGGATGTTTTACAAGCATTAAGTCGTCCAACGGTTGGCCACTTAGATCCTCTGTTTATCGGCATGATGGATGAAGTGAAAACGTTGCTTAAGTATGCTTTTCAAACCGACAATGATTTTACGATTCCGGTTTCAGCTCCCGGCAGTGCGGGGATGGAAGCCTGTTTTGTGAACTTGATTGAACCGGGCGATAAAGTCATTATTTGCCGTAATGGTGTGTTTGGTGAGCGGATGCGTGAGAACGCGATTCGTAGCGGCGCCCAAGTGGTGCTGGTAGATGATGAATGGGGTAAACCAGTCAGTGTTGAGAAAGTGGCGGCAGCCTTTGCTGAAAACTCGGATGCGAAAATTTTAGCCTTTGTTCACGCGGAAACCTCTACGGGGGCATTAAGTGATGCACAAGCGCTATCTAAAATCGCTAAGCAATATAATGCGCTAACGATTGTCGATGCTGTGACATCATTAGGTGGTGTGCCATTGAAAGTCGATGAATGGCAGTTAGATGCGGTGTATTCCGGTAGCCAAAAATGTTTATCATGTGTACCGGGTTTGTCACCCATTACTTTTTCACCTAAAGCCATTGCAAAGATCCAAGCACGCACGACGCCTGTTCAAAGTTGGTTTTTAGACCAAAGCTTAGTGCTTGGTTACTGGAGTGGTGAAGGAAAACGAAGCTATCACCATACTGCACCAGTGAATAGTCTCTATGCACTGCATGAAGCTTTGCTTGGTTTGTATAATGAAGGGCTAGAAAATGCCTGGCAACGTCATGCCGATATGCACCAGAAACTAAAACAAGGTCTTGAACAATTAGGTTTTAAATATGTGGTAGATGAAGAATGTCGCTTGCCGCAGTTGAATTCTGTTTATTTGCCAGAAGGTCTAGATGATACCAATACTCGTCAACATCTATTGAATGAATACAATCTTGAAGTTGGTGGTGGATTAGGAGCATTGGCTGGTAAAGTTTGGCGGATTGGCCTCATGGGGTATAGCGCAAAAAGTGAAAATGTGGCGTTGTGTTTGAAGGCGTTGCAAGAGACGATAGGGAAATGA